A genomic segment from uncultured Desulfuromonas sp. encodes:
- a CDS encoding ATP-binding protein → MKLVISHRLFLAIFLTATLSAFSLMMLTQWNLNRGLLHMVQEIEQEGAVRLARVLEETYAEDPQWQDLQRDETGWRRIVLLALHGEKTQEEPEPEGASSRGASRRSVPPHLINYLSQRFCLLDASGQQLAGPQLGEEPRQSLSLFSADGQLIGTLSYIPTRRLTDHRHLHFLKDQQQAFFAVMGFIVVISAAVSFLLARRLLRPVRQMAAATQRLRRGQFSLRLPNFGRDELGQLAGDFNALAVTLEHNEQDRRQWVADISHELRTPVGILRAEIEALLDGIRPVDERALNSLHGETLRLGRLIDDLHQLSMSDLGALSYRKQDLNLVDLLTDVVESYHHAFNERGLILDIERAENTGSWIVCGDDGRLRQLFANVLDNAMNYTEPGGRALVQLQRDEDGRHVVVTIDDTAPGVAPSDLPRLFDRLFRVEHSRNRRTGGAGLGLAICRNIVEAHDGLISARLSKLGGVQIRIVIPRSEH, encoded by the coding sequence GTGAAACTTGTGATCAGTCATCGATTGTTTCTGGCTATTTTTCTGACGGCAACCCTGTCGGCATTCAGTTTGATGATGCTTACTCAATGGAATCTCAACCGTGGTTTGTTACACATGGTTCAGGAAATTGAACAGGAAGGGGCCGTGCGTCTGGCCCGTGTGCTCGAAGAAACTTACGCGGAGGATCCACAATGGCAAGATCTGCAACGCGATGAAACCGGCTGGCGGCGTATTGTCCTGCTGGCGCTACATGGTGAAAAAACTCAGGAGGAACCGGAACCTGAGGGGGCATCGTCAAGAGGAGCGAGCCGGCGTAGCGTTCCCCCCCATCTGATTAACTATCTATCCCAACGTTTTTGTCTGCTTGATGCCTCCGGCCAGCAGCTTGCCGGGCCACAGCTCGGTGAGGAGCCACGGCAAAGCCTCTCGCTGTTCTCTGCCGACGGACAGCTGATCGGCACTCTCAGTTATATTCCGACCCGCCGTCTTACCGATCATCGTCATCTGCACTTTCTTAAAGATCAACAGCAGGCATTTTTCGCCGTAATGGGCTTTATTGTGGTGATTTCAGCGGCAGTGTCCTTTTTGCTGGCACGTCGCCTGTTACGACCGGTGCGGCAGATGGCCGCAGCGACACAACGGTTGCGTCGTGGACAGTTTTCACTGCGCCTGCCGAATTTCGGGCGTGATGAACTGGGGCAGCTGGCCGGTGATTTCAATGCCCTGGCTGTGACGTTGGAACACAATGAGCAGGATCGACGCCAATGGGTCGCGGATATCTCCCATGAACTGAGAACGCCGGTCGGCATTCTGCGTGCCGAGATTGAGGCCTTGCTCGATGGCATCCGTCCCGTTGACGAGAGAGCTTTAAACTCCCTGCATGGCGAGACTCTTCGTCTGGGACGTTTGATTGACGATCTCCATCAATTGTCCATGTCGGATCTTGGTGCCTTGAGCTATCGCAAGCAGGATTTGAATCTTGTCGATCTGCTGACAGATGTGGTTGAATCATATCATCATGCCTTTAACGAACGTGGTCTGATTCTCGATATCGAGAGAGCAGAAAATACCGGGTCATGGATCGTTTGCGGCGATGATGGTCGTTTGCGACAGTTGTTTGCCAATGTGTTGGACAATGCCATGAACTATACGGAACCCGGCGGACGAGCGCTGGTTCAGTTGCAGCGAGATGAGGACGGAAGACACGTGGTCGTGACCATTGACGATACGGCTCCCGGCGTCGCACCGTCTGATTTACCCCGTTTGTTTGACCGCCTGTTCCGGGTGGAGCATTCGCGCAATCGTCGTACCGGCGGTGCCGGATTGGGGCTGGCGATCTGTCGCAATATCGTCGAGGCGCACGACGGTCTGATTTCAGCCCGTCTCTCTAAATTGGGCGGGGTGCAGATCCGGATTGTGATTCCGCGGAGTGAACACTGA
- a CDS encoding efflux RND transporter periplasmic adaptor subunit, which produces MKRSVLILLGLLLAASATGVVFYLRQPEPPPPLETTVVSRLDIEETVLATGTINAFKTVEVGAQVSGQLEKLHVELGDRVEKGILLAEIDPILQQNSLKEATAELDNVNAQIVSKQALLDQYQKAYTRQLQMIEHQATSTAELESARAQLDSSRADLDALHAQLRKAKIAVDTAQANLDYTRISAPISGVVISIDSEEGQTLVSSQAVSTILTLANVDKMTVKAEISEADVTKVTPGMDVYFTILGEPDTKRHATLRAIEPGPVEDATSSSSSNAIYYNGLFDIDNSDHHLRVGMTAEVTIILARASNVLAAPVAVLRDTQTTGKTTVDILHNGRPQPVEVTLGVNDKVHVELKDGVAEGDELLLHQLAVEDSSETTSRRRMGPPPGAMR; this is translated from the coding sequence ATGAAACGATCTGTCCTGATCCTACTCGGTCTGTTGCTGGCAGCTTCGGCAACAGGAGTTGTCTTCTACCTCCGGCAACCGGAACCACCGCCCCCTCTCGAGACGACCGTCGTCAGTCGTCTGGATATCGAGGAAACCGTTCTTGCGACGGGAACCATCAACGCGTTCAAAACCGTCGAAGTGGGCGCACAGGTCTCCGGCCAACTGGAAAAACTCCATGTCGAACTCGGTGACCGGGTTGAAAAAGGGATTCTTCTGGCTGAAATTGATCCGATTCTACAACAGAACAGTCTCAAGGAAGCCACGGCGGAACTGGACAATGTCAATGCCCAGATTGTCAGTAAACAGGCACTACTGGATCAGTACCAAAAAGCCTATACCCGGCAGCTGCAGATGATCGAACACCAGGCCACTTCGACAGCGGAGCTGGAAAGCGCCCGTGCCCAGCTCGACAGCAGTCGTGCGGATCTCGATGCCCTGCACGCCCAGTTGCGCAAGGCCAAAATTGCCGTGGACACGGCACAGGCGAATCTTGATTACACCCGCATCAGTGCCCCGATCAGTGGCGTGGTCATCAGCATTGACTCTGAAGAGGGCCAGACATTGGTTTCCTCACAGGCGGTTTCCACCATCCTGACCTTGGCCAATGTCGACAAGATGACCGTAAAAGCCGAGATTTCAGAGGCCGACGTCACCAAAGTCACGCCGGGGATGGACGTTTATTTCACCATTCTCGGTGAGCCGGACACCAAACGCCATGCCACACTGCGCGCCATCGAACCGGGTCCGGTTGAAGATGCCACCAGTTCGTCAAGCAGCAACGCCATCTATTACAACGGCTTGTTCGATATCGACAACAGCGATCATCACCTGCGAGTCGGCATGACCGCCGAAGTCACCATTATTCTTGCCCGAGCCAGCAATGTGCTAGCCGCCCCGGTGGCCGTACTGCGTGACACCCAGACCACGGGAAAAACGACCGTAGATATTCTCCACAACGGCCGACCTCAACCTGTTGAGGTCACTCTCGGCGTGAACGACAAGGTCCATGTTGAACTCAAAGACGGTGTTGCCGAGGGCGATGAACTTCTTCTCCACCAACTCGCCGTTGAAGACAGCAGTGAAACAACAAGCAGACGCCGTATGGGACCACCTCCAGGAGCGATGCGATGA
- a CDS encoding MacB family efflux pump subunit: MIGPLLKLRDVSRIYPTGGEPFRALDRISLNIDAGEMVAIIGPSGSGKSTLMNVLGCLDTPSEGDYFVAGQPTASLAPDALAQLRRNHFGFIFQRYHLLPHLDAAQNVEIPAIYAGTSASLRHERSQHLLTRLGLDDRLHHRPGQLSGGQQQRVSVARALMNGGQVILADEPTGALDSKSGEEMMGLLKELHANGHTIVLVTHDSQVAAHAERIIEMRDGRIVADRAQGSTNTVATDQPSTAHGDKGAWRALAGRTMEALRMAGFAMASHRMRTLLTMLGIIIGIAAVVSVVALGQGAQQKIISDINAMGTNIISIIPGKGWGDSRASSIHTLVPSDLDALRQQDYIDSASPSLSTSGLLRYRNRTASSSVSGVSEDFFRVRGYELEQGRIFSPAEVRQLAQLVVIDANTASTLFPGESSPVGQVILLDSLPCRVIGVTQKKDSPFGHNDNLNVWIPYTSAMGRLIGQSYFNSITVRVTDGYDNESAEKNLTQLLTRRHGSKDFYTNSSDTILKTINKTTSTMTLLIAAIAVISLVVGGIGVMNIMLVSVSERTHEIGIRMAVGARQSDIMQQFLIEAVLVCLMGGALGIGLSYLVSLIFPLFVTSITMQFTWWSIVSAVTCSTLIGILFGFLPARNAARLDPVEALSRD; this comes from the coding sequence ATGATTGGTCCCCTGCTGAAGTTGCGCGACGTTTCACGTATCTATCCGACTGGCGGAGAACCGTTTCGCGCACTTGATCGTATCAGTCTGAACATTGATGCCGGTGAGATGGTTGCCATTATCGGCCCTTCCGGCTCCGGCAAATCGACCCTGATGAATGTGCTCGGCTGCCTGGACACGCCCAGTGAAGGGGACTATTTTGTCGCCGGGCAGCCAACAGCTTCCTTGGCTCCAGATGCCTTGGCGCAACTGCGGCGCAACCATTTCGGCTTTATTTTCCAGCGCTACCATTTGCTGCCTCACCTTGACGCCGCGCAAAATGTTGAAATTCCGGCTATCTACGCCGGAACTTCCGCCTCATTGCGCCATGAGCGTTCTCAACACCTGCTGACACGCCTCGGCTTGGATGACCGCCTTCACCACCGTCCGGGGCAATTGTCCGGCGGTCAACAACAGCGAGTCAGTGTGGCCCGTGCATTGATGAACGGAGGCCAGGTGATTCTGGCCGATGAGCCGACCGGTGCGCTGGACAGCAAAAGCGGTGAAGAGATGATGGGGCTGCTCAAAGAGCTCCACGCTAATGGCCATACGATTGTTCTCGTCACCCATGACAGCCAGGTTGCCGCTCATGCCGAACGCATCATCGAAATGCGTGATGGTCGCATCGTCGCTGACCGGGCACAAGGCTCAACCAATACGGTTGCGACAGATCAGCCCTCGACGGCTCATGGAGATAAAGGGGCGTGGCGGGCCTTAGCCGGACGAACGATGGAAGCATTGCGCATGGCGGGTTTTGCCATGGCGTCTCATCGCATGCGCACTCTGTTGACCATGCTCGGTATTATTATCGGCATCGCCGCCGTGGTTTCCGTGGTTGCTCTCGGTCAGGGTGCTCAACAAAAAATTATCAGCGACATCAATGCCATGGGGACGAACATTATCTCCATTATCCCGGGCAAAGGCTGGGGAGACTCACGGGCATCGTCCATCCATACGCTGGTGCCGTCGGACCTTGATGCCCTGAGGCAGCAGGATTACATTGACAGTGCGTCGCCCTCCTTAAGTACCAGTGGGCTGCTGCGTTATCGCAACCGCACAGCGTCCTCATCAGTGTCCGGCGTCAGCGAGGATTTTTTTCGCGTACGCGGCTATGAATTGGAACAGGGACGCATTTTTTCACCTGCTGAAGTTCGCCAATTGGCCCAGCTCGTGGTCATTGACGCCAACACGGCCAGCACTTTGTTTCCCGGCGAAAGCTCTCCGGTCGGTCAAGTCATCCTGCTCGACAGTCTGCCCTGCAGGGTCATCGGGGTAACGCAAAAAAAAGACAGCCCCTTTGGCCACAACGATAATCTCAACGTCTGGATTCCCTATACATCGGCCATGGGACGTCTCATCGGTCAAAGTTATTTTAATTCCATTACCGTGCGGGTCACCGACGGCTATGACAACGAAAGCGCAGAAAAAAATCTGACACAGTTACTCACCCGGCGCCACGGCAGCAAGGATTTTTACACCAACAGCAGTGACACCATTCTTAAAACCATCAATAAAACCACGTCAACCATGACGCTGCTGATTGCCGCCATCGCCGTTATTTCATTGGTCGTCGGCGGCATCGGTGTCATGAATATCATGTTGGTATCCGTATCGGAACGCACCCACGAAATCGGTATCCGCATGGCGGTCGGTGCCCGTCAGAGCGACATTATGCAACAGTTTCTCATCGAGGCGGTGCTGGTGTGCCTGATGGGCGGAGCCCTCGGCATTGGCTTGTCTTACCTGGTCAGCCTGATATTTCCGTTGTTTGTGACCAGTATCACCATGCAGTTCACTTGGTGGTCTATTGTTTCAGCCGTCACCTGCTCAACCCTGATCGGCATCCTTTTCGGGTTCTTGCCCGCACGCAATGCCGCCCGCCTCGATCCGGTGGAGGCCCTGTCCAGGGATTAA
- a CDS encoding TolC family protein: protein MTRHSLRSTMIFITVSSLFLNACTTLTPRTYQQPMPPQAQQWHMPTSPVSATLTSPFWQAFNDPQLTQLIDDVLQHNNDIRSAVLKIRQARLAADLDRSDLFPHPTLNSSTSRSRNLDNNETSRGYSLSGGLNYEVDLWGRVSDQYDSAQLEVAALQEDRLSSMLSLIGTTAQLYWQGLYLQEILSLDGETIDYRQQARDKVAVQYRAGAVSRLELLTSEQEVLDARNTLSSHQNDWRQNRFALSLLLDQEPEEQIVTERKIGQSALPEIDAGIPADILAQRPDLRAAERRLRQSFVDMEVSRKSIYPTLNLTGSLGYSSSRLRDLLDNPLATLAADLTLPLIDWNSSKLTIEQAETAYELQAVTFRQTLLTALQEVEEALSSRQQSYEQEEHLYRTETLSQQKAALYKQRYLSGEDAEQSWLDSEEQSRNAYRSWLENRTGLLNSTLAVYLALGGPWTTDETQSGSR, encoded by the coding sequence ATGACACGACATTCTTTGCGTTCAACCATGATTTTTATTACCGTGTCGTCGTTGTTCCTCAACGCCTGCACAACACTGACGCCACGCACCTATCAGCAGCCGATGCCCCCCCAGGCACAGCAGTGGCACATGCCGACCAGCCCGGTGTCGGCGACCTTGACCAGCCCATTCTGGCAGGCGTTTAACGATCCGCAACTGACACAACTGATTGACGACGTCCTGCAACACAACAACGATATCCGTAGCGCTGTCCTGAAAATCCGTCAGGCGAGACTGGCCGCTGACCTGGACCGAAGCGACCTGTTCCCGCACCCGACGCTGAACTCTTCAACCAGCCGCAGCCGTAACCTTGACAATAACGAAACGTCCCGTGGTTACAGCCTCAGTGGTGGTCTGAATTATGAAGTGGATTTATGGGGCAGGGTTTCGGATCAATACGACAGCGCCCAACTCGAAGTGGCCGCACTGCAGGAAGACCGCCTCAGCTCCATGCTCTCCCTGATCGGGACGACGGCTCAATTGTACTGGCAGGGACTCTATCTGCAGGAAATTCTATCGCTGGATGGCGAGACTATTGACTATCGTCAGCAAGCACGCGACAAAGTTGCGGTTCAATATCGTGCCGGAGCCGTTTCGCGCCTGGAACTTCTCACCAGTGAGCAAGAGGTTCTCGATGCTCGCAACACCTTGAGCTCTCACCAGAACGACTGGCGTCAAAACCGCTTTGCGCTGTCTTTATTGCTTGATCAGGAACCGGAAGAACAGATCGTAACAGAGAGAAAAATCGGTCAGAGTGCGTTACCTGAAATTGATGCCGGAATTCCAGCGGACATTCTTGCTCAAAGGCCGGACCTTCGTGCGGCGGAACGCCGTCTGCGCCAGAGTTTTGTCGATATGGAGGTCAGCCGGAAGAGCATCTACCCAACACTGAATCTGACCGGCTCATTGGGCTACAGCAGTTCTCGCCTGCGTGATTTACTTGACAATCCTCTGGCAACCCTGGCGGCCGACCTGACCTTACCCCTAATTGACTGGAACAGCAGCAAACTGACCATTGAACAGGCAGAAACCGCTTACGAACTTCAAGCCGTCACCTTTCGCCAGACATTACTCACAGCATTGCAGGAAGTGGAAGAGGCTCTGTCGTCACGGCAGCAGAGCTATGAGCAGGAGGAACATCTTTACCGAACTGAGACTTTGTCTCAACAAAAGGCAGCGCTCTACAAACAACGTTACCTCAGTGGTGAAGATGCCGAGCAGTCATGGCTCGACAGTGAAGAACAGTCTCGTAACGCCTACCGTTCCTGGCTGGAGAATCGCACCGGACTGCTGAACAGCACCCTGGCAGTCTACCTTGCCTTGGGTGGGCCGTGGACGACAGATGAAACGCAAAGCGGCAGCCGATAA
- a CDS encoding DUF1573 domain-containing protein has product MRHIALMLLLLLGGVAQALAAAQLYVSEGNIDMGTLYAGQKSKQVFVIENHGDETLEIKKIVTTCGCTSALSRDTLIAPGEATELTVKFDSRNFQGRVVKGITLYSNDPKGKTELRLRGNIVTELKLQPVRIQLGTVEKGQVVKIPLTLSNDSDLPVTDLKLLCTSHTMNVEPVPQQIEAGGRVELMLTVTVPKNPQLTVNGYVLISGQGHVMNKLRIPMTGTTRP; this is encoded by the coding sequence ATGCGTCATATCGCATTGATGCTTTTATTGCTTTTGGGTGGTGTGGCGCAAGCTTTGGCTGCGGCGCAGCTTTACGTTTCCGAAGGTAATATCGATATGGGGACACTGTATGCCGGGCAGAAGTCGAAACAGGTTTTTGTCATTGAAAATCACGGTGATGAGACTCTGGAAATCAAGAAAATCGTGACCACCTGTGGTTGTACTTCCGCCTTAAGTCGTGACACCCTCATTGCACCCGGAGAAGCAACCGAATTAACGGTAAAATTTGATTCTCGAAATTTTCAAGGCCGCGTGGTGAAAGGGATCACTCTCTATAGCAATGATCCCAAGGGAAAAACAGAGTTGCGTTTGCGGGGGAATATTGTGACCGAGTTGAAGCTTCAACCTGTGCGGATTCAGCTCGGCACGGTTGAAAAAGGGCAGGTCGTGAAAATTCCGTTAACCTTGAGCAATGATTCCGATCTGCCGGTGACTGATCTGAAATTGCTGTGTACTTCACATACCATGAACGTGGAGCCGGTGCCTCAGCAGATTGAAGCAGGGGGCCGAGTCGAGCTGATGTTAACCGTGACCGTGCCGAAAAATCCCCAGTTGACGGTAAACGGCTATGTGTTGATTAGTGGCCAAGGGCATGTCATGAACAAGCTGCGCATTCCCATGACCGGCACGACGCGGCCTTGA
- the hpt gene encoding hypoxanthine phosphoribosyltransferase yields the protein MKLLYSQEEIARQVAILGEKISQDYADQEVILLVVLKGSILFAADLCRKITTPLRLEFIRVSSYEGTSSSGRIEFKLPLQCDIRGKHVLIVEDIIDTGLTLDFLYNALRKNQPQSLKCCTLIDKKKHRQVEFNADYVGISMDDGFIVGYGLDYNDHYRNLADIYLLDPANLPIQGEA from the coding sequence ATGAAGCTTCTATACTCCCAAGAGGAGATTGCCCGACAGGTTGCCATATTGGGCGAAAAAATCAGTCAGGACTATGCAGATCAAGAAGTGATTCTGCTGGTGGTTCTCAAGGGGTCTATTTTGTTCGCCGCTGACTTGTGTCGAAAGATCACGACTCCGCTGCGCCTTGAGTTTATTCGGGTCAGCAGCTATGAGGGCACCTCGTCCAGTGGCCGAATTGAGTTCAAGCTGCCATTGCAATGTGATATTCGCGGCAAACATGTTCTGATTGTTGAAGATATCATTGACACCGGTTTGACCCTTGATTTCCTTTACAACGCATTGCGCAAAAACCAACCGCAATCGTTGAAATGCTGCACGCTGATTGACAAAAAGAAACATCGACAGGTGGAATTTAACGCCGACTATGTCGGTATCAGCATGGACGATGGTTTTATTGTCGGCTATGGTCTGGATTACAACGATCACTATCGCAATCTGGCGGATATTTACCTGCTCGATCCCGCCAATCTACCAATTCAGGGAGAGGCATAA
- a CDS encoding DUF3426 domain-containing protein, producing MLIQCTQCQTVYNFDDSALQDSSIDVRCARCQSIFTVNAASAVGEDACRVDESELQGMSFRSSMAEETATPTEEQPQQTVAEPPLFEPEPEQTFAEVSSSATHLDLHPIEEEAPEESTEEEFAFTPMDETPGFEDSSQQTSQDDTPEADFAFAPLDVEPTTVEEPQEETDFSFGDSQPDLTEQSTEAFSVDDVVSAESPETAEPSVEEAVEPQWDGGPDEFSFEDSGEDFSFEDEDSWSTKPKEQDSEEPSTQSAAAESPDFIFEPLTGSSKEKPVLQSTQDLEDDEIRPPQEAAAPQAPPQPAAPAKRGSSKAPKQGGPSKFLLFILLLLLIAAGAYGYFYATLGTTDVRVMIREVQQLIQPAAPQQPQGSLTIAKSESYYIDNSEAGSLFVIEGIIRNDFKQPRAELSVTVTLYKDKGKAFTKKTVYCGNQVSRSDLETKPYQVLSETMSNPFGTALSNVGVAPGASIPFIVIFNDLSDDLSEFSIEPATSKAASN from the coding sequence ATGCTCATTCAATGCACACAGTGTCAGACCGTTTACAATTTTGATGATTCGGCTCTACAGGACTCCAGCATTGATGTCCGTTGTGCCCGATGCCAATCCATCTTCACCGTTAATGCGGCCTCTGCAGTCGGTGAAGACGCCTGCCGTGTCGATGAAAGCGAACTTCAGGGCATGTCTTTCCGCAGCAGCATGGCTGAAGAGACAGCGACTCCGACGGAAGAGCAACCGCAACAAACCGTGGCAGAGCCCCCCCTGTTCGAACCGGAACCGGAACAGACCTTTGCCGAAGTCTCAAGCTCGGCGACCCACCTCGATCTGCATCCGATTGAAGAAGAGGCTCCAGAGGAATCAACCGAGGAGGAATTCGCCTTCACACCGATGGATGAGACCCCGGGATTTGAGGATTCTTCGCAACAAACATCGCAAGACGATACCCCAGAGGCCGATTTCGCCTTTGCCCCTCTCGATGTAGAGCCGACGACGGTTGAGGAACCGCAAGAGGAAACAGACTTTTCCTTTGGCGATTCTCAGCCTGACCTTACTGAGCAAAGCACTGAAGCGTTCTCGGTGGATGACGTGGTGTCTGCCGAAAGCCCAGAAACAGCTGAACCCTCCGTTGAGGAAGCGGTTGAACCACAATGGGATGGTGGCCCTGACGAGTTTTCATTTGAAGACAGTGGTGAAGACTTCTCCTTTGAAGATGAAGATTCCTGGTCAACCAAACCCAAAGAGCAAGATTCTGAAGAGCCCTCCACGCAGAGTGCTGCGGCGGAGTCCCCTGATTTCATCTTTGAGCCATTGACAGGCTCAAGCAAAGAGAAGCCGGTGCTGCAGTCAACCCAAGACCTTGAAGACGACGAAATTCGTCCTCCCCAGGAAGCTGCTGCCCCTCAAGCACCGCCGCAACCTGCCGCACCAGCAAAACGTGGCAGCAGCAAAGCACCGAAACAGGGCGGACCGTCTAAATTCCTGCTGTTCATCCTGTTGCTGCTCCTGATTGCTGCCGGAGCCTACGGGTATTTCTACGCCACCCTTGGCACCACGGATGTTCGTGTGATGATCCGCGAAGTGCAGCAGTTGATACAACCTGCTGCGCCACAGCAACCGCAAGGTTCTCTGACCATCGCAAAATCGGAAAGTTATTACATCGACAACAGTGAGGCCGGGTCCTTGTTTGTCATTGAGGGCATCATTCGCAATGATTTCAAACAACCCCGGGCCGAGCTCAGTGTCACGGTGACCCTCTACAAAGATAAAGGCAAGGCTTTTACCAAAAAGACAGTCTATTGCGGCAATCAGGTCTCCCGTAGTGATCTGGAAACCAAGCCCTATCAGGTACTGTCTGAGACCATGAGCAACCCTTTTGGAACGGCTCTGAGCAACGTAGGCGTTGCACCGGGTGCGTCCATTCCGTTTATCGTCATCTTCAATGATCTGTCTGACGATCTAAGCGAATTCAGCATTGAACCGGCGACATCCAAAGCCGCTTCAAACTGA
- a CDS encoding acetate kinase produces MDILALNCGSSSVKYQLFNWDKKEVIAKGVVERVTIGDSFIAHEVPGRDTYKEQSECPDHRVAIDLIIRTLTHPVHGVVKKMDEISAVGHRVVHGGEKFTCSVRIDDEVLDAIRSVQHLAPLHNPPNISGIEAAQAVLPTVPHIAIFDTAFHQTMPPYAYTYPLPYEWYEEYGVRRYGFHGTSHLYVSKRAAINLGKPLEECNIITLHIGNGVSHSAIKGGKSMDTSMGLTPLEGAMMGTRCGDIDPAIPPFIMDQEGCTPREIDSILNKKSGLLGITGRFTDRRDVITEAEKGDGRCQLALDVEAYRLKKYIGSYAAALGGVDAIVFTAGVGENAGIIRQKALEGLEFMGIKLDIEKNLKTFSKSGETEITLPDSPVKVFVIPTNEELVFVEDVVAILDDTYTDHTKFPYTFTAKDYTP; encoded by the coding sequence ATGGATATTCTTGCATTGAACTGTGGCAGCTCATCTGTCAAGTATCAGCTGTTCAACTGGGACAAAAAAGAAGTCATCGCCAAAGGCGTTGTTGAACGGGTGACCATCGGCGATTCTTTTATTGCCCATGAGGTTCCCGGCCGCGATACCTATAAAGAGCAGTCGGAATGTCCCGACCACCGGGTCGCGATTGACCTGATCATCCGCACCCTGACCCACCCGGTCCATGGCGTTGTTAAAAAAATGGACGAAATTTCTGCCGTCGGACACCGCGTTGTTCATGGGGGTGAAAAATTCACCTGTTCCGTGCGCATTGATGACGAGGTCCTTGATGCTATCCGCAGTGTGCAACACTTGGCCCCTTTACATAACCCACCCAACATTTCCGGCATTGAAGCGGCACAGGCCGTCCTGCCCACGGTCCCGCACATTGCGATTTTTGACACGGCTTTTCACCAGACCATGCCGCCTTATGCCTACACCTATCCACTGCCGTATGAGTGGTATGAAGAGTATGGTGTCCGACGTTATGGTTTCCACGGCACCAGCCACCTCTATGTTTCGAAGCGTGCGGCAATCAATCTGGGCAAGCCTCTGGAAGAGTGTAATATTATCACCCTGCATATCGGTAACGGTGTCTCCCACTCGGCCATCAAAGGTGGCAAGTCCATGGACACCAGCATGGGTCTGACCCCTCTTGAAGGCGCCATGATGGGAACCCGCTGCGGTGATATCGACCCAGCGATTCCGCCATTCATCATGGACCAGGAGGGATGCACGCCTCGTGAAATTGACTCCATCCTCAACAAGAAATCAGGGCTCTTGGGGATTACCGGCCGCTTTACGGACCGCCGTGACGTCATCACTGAAGCAGAGAAGGGCGATGGTCGTTGCCAACTGGCTCTGGATGTTGAAGCTTATCGTCTTAAAAAATATATTGGCTCTTACGCAGCGGCGCTTGGCGGTGTTGACGCTATTGTCTTTACTGCAGGCGTTGGTGAAAATGCCGGCATTATCCGCCAGAAAGCCCTGGAAGGCCTTGAGTTCATGGGCATCAAACTGGATATTGAGAAAAACCTCAAAACATTCAGCAAAAGCGGTGAAACCGAAATCACTCTGCCGGACTCCCCGGTCAAGGTTTTTGTTATCCCGACCAACGAAGAGCTGGTGTTTGTTGAAGATGTCGTGGCCATTCTTGACGACACCTACACTGACCACACCAAGTTCCCCTATACTTTCACGGCAAAGGATTACACCCCTTAA